In the genome of Bombus affinis isolate iyBomAffi1 chromosome 7, iyBomAffi1.2, whole genome shotgun sequence, one region contains:
- the LOC126918539 gene encoding sorting nexin-24-like, translated as MYQVFISGYRLAEVSHGKPYYVYCIEVLESESGTRYFIERRYSEFNALHRTLKKENADVAPFPPKKVRNSQPKVLEQRRAALELYIQKMLRLSATKQQVLNFLGIESPTPGVPYKNTYKDTEGEQYVDTSALGHQPVLTFHCDPYVQSNITSNSLPDIVISGVLLGVYKS; from the exons ATGTATCAAGTTTTCATTAGTGGATACCGTTTGGCCGAAGTGTCACACGGCAAGCCTTATTATGTTTACTGTATTGAGGTTCTGGAGTCCGAAAGTGGTACCCGATACTTTATTGAGAGAAGATACAGCGAATTTAATGCGCTACATCGCACG CTGAAGAAAGAAAACGCGGATGTTGCTCCGTTTCCGCCGAAGAAGGTAAGAAATTCCCAACCGAAGGTGCTTGAGCAAAGGCGAGCAGCATTGGAACTGTACATCCAGAAAATGTTAAGGCTCTCAGCCACCAAGCAACAGGTTCTCAATTTTCTGGGTATAGAAAGTCCAACACCCGGTGTGCCGTATAAAAA TACGTACAAGGATACGGAGGGAGAACAATACGTCGACACCAGTGCTCTTGGCCATCAACCTGTGCTAACTTTCCATTGTGATCCATATGTTCAGTCGAACATTACATCGAACAGTCTTCCAGATATCGTTATCAGCGGAGTCCTTTTAGGTGTATACAAGTCCTGA
- the LOC126918538 gene encoding adrenodoxin-like protein 1, mitochondrial, with translation MTLLLKLSAWKNLIKRSFSPRNQIITISKFNIHTSEYSFHGEYEMQDPKSEADIVNVTFIDKMGKRIPIKGKVGDNVLYLAHRYGIEMEGACEASLACTTCHIYVHHDYIDKLPTAEEKEEDLLDLAPFLKENSRLGCQIILTKELDGIELELPQATRNFYVDGHTPAAH, from the exons ATGACACTTCTTCTGAAGCTTTCAGCATGGAAAAATCTAATAAAAAGATCATTTTCACCAAGGAATCAGATAATAACAATATCAAAATTCAATATTCATACGTCAGAAT ATTCTTTCCATGGTGAATATGAAATGCAAGACCCAAAATCTGAAGCTGATAT TGTTAATGTTACTTTTATTGATAAAATGGGAAAAAGAATACCTATAAAAGGGAAAGTGGGAGATAATGTACTGTATTTAGCCCATAGATATGGAATTGAAATGGAAGGTGCTTGCGAAGCATCTCTTGCTTGTACCACTTGTCACATATATGTACATCATGATTATATAGATAAACTCCCAACAGCTGAAGAAAAGGAGGAGGATTTATTAGATTTAGctccatttttaaaagaaaattctaGATTAG gtTGTCAAATTATATTAACGAAAGAATTAGATGGTATAGAATTAGAACTGCCTCAAGCAACAAGGAATTTCTATGTAGATGGCCACACACCAGCTGCACATTAA
- the LOC126918526 gene encoding sprouty-related, EVH1 domain-containing protein 3 isoform X1 has translation MTEASEDGNYLVRVRAQVMTRDDSSGGWVPLSGGGLANVSVRRRPTSSGGHQSNNTNASGISTTTVSITSSIQPVSTTSVTNTQSHGSSNSSPPGATEKMHEYLIYGKRITDQSVVLSCTIKKDFEYNKVMPTFHHWRTGEKKFGLTFQTAADARAFDKGVRTAVEELLEGLTNTTLYGNSLDVGDEDVFMTLNLPVEPPEPRPSSDTPHGIVRVSNYHSQCSDLPDSHKPIHYIGGPSIKVPPSQHPLASTEDVGSDSYSYVQLTTLNHEYLYPIIGDHKGDRLNRHNTGSSLKKPDIIVSQPSKNTMKRNIRLRCKHCQELYTEQHNPRGSCEYAPDPIRRGIAKISCLSCAQGMLYHCMSDAEGDFTQNPCSCSTEEGCGRRWFGLALLSLIVPCLWIYPPLRAVHWCGTSCGMCGGRHHPME, from the exons ATGACAGAGGCGTCAGAGGA tgGTAACTATTTGGTGAGGGTTCGTGCCCAGGTAATGACAAGGGATGATAGTTCAGGTGGTTGGGTTCCTCTAAGTGGCGGTGGTTTAGCAAATGTTTCGGTTAGACGAAGACCAACTTCTTCAGGTGGACATCAGTCTAATAATACCAATGCATCTGGTATTTCTACTACGACTGTCTCTATTACTAGCAGTATACAACCTGTATCAACTACAAGTGTTACTAATACCCAAAGTCATGGATCTTCTAACAGTTCTCCACCTGGTGCAACTGAGAAGATGCATGAGTACCTTATTTATGGGAAACGCATCACTGATCAAtca GTTGTTCTTAGCTGTACAATTAAAAAAGATTTCGAATATAATAAGGTAATGCCAACTTTCCATCACTGGAGGACAGGAGAGAAAAAGTTTGGATTAACATTTCAAACAGCTGCAGATGCAAGAGCTTTTGATAAAGGTGTTCGTACAGCTGTTGAAGAATTGTTAGAAG gGTTGAccaatacaacattatatggCAACTCGTTAGATGTTGGGGATGAAGATGTTTTTATG ACTTTAAATTTACCTGTGGAACCACCAGAACCACGTCCCTCATCGGATACACCTCATGGAATAGTACGAGTGTCCAATTATCATTCCCAGTGTTCAGATCTTCCTGATTCACATAAACCTATTCATTATATTGGTGGACCATCTATAAAAGTGCCACCATCTCAGCATCCTTTGGCATCAACTGAAGATGTTGGATCAGATAGCTACTCTTATGTGCAGCTCACAACGCTTAATCATGAATATTTATATCCCATCATCGGTGATCATAAAGGAGACCGATTAAATAGACATAATACCGGCAGTTCTTTGAAGAAACCAGATATTATAGTATCCCAACCTTCTAAAAATACTATGAAACGTAATATCCGATTACGATGTAAACATTGCCAAGAGCTGTACACAGAGCAGCACAATCCTAGGGGGTCTTGTGAATACGCACCTGATCCTATTAGACGAGGAATCGCAAAAATTTCGTGTCTGTCTTGTGCTCAGGGTATGTTATACCACTGTATGAGTGACGCTGAAGGTGATTTTACCCAAAATCCTTGCAG TTGTAGTACAGAAGAAGGATGTGGACGCAGATGGTTTGGTTTGGCATTATTATCACTGATCGTTCCTTGCTTGTGGATTTATCCTCCACTAAGAGCTGTTCATTGGTGTGGCACGTCCTGTGGAATGTGTGGAGGACGTCACCATCCGATGGAATAA
- the LOC126918526 gene encoding sprouty-related, EVH1 domain-containing protein 1 isoform X2, which yields MTEASEDGNYLVRVRAQVMTRDDSSGGWVPLSGGGLANVSVRRRPTSSGGHQSNNTNASGISTTTVSITSSIQPVSTTSVTNTQSHGSSNSSPPGATEKMHEYLIYGKRITDQSVVLSCTIKKDFEYNKVMPTFHHWRTGEKKFGLTFQTAADARAFDKGVRTAVEELLEDVGDEDVFMTLNLPVEPPEPRPSSDTPHGIVRVSNYHSQCSDLPDSHKPIHYIGGPSIKVPPSQHPLASTEDVGSDSYSYVQLTTLNHEYLYPIIGDHKGDRLNRHNTGSSLKKPDIIVSQPSKNTMKRNIRLRCKHCQELYTEQHNPRGSCEYAPDPIRRGIAKISCLSCAQGMLYHCMSDAEGDFTQNPCSCSTEEGCGRRWFGLALLSLIVPCLWIYPPLRAVHWCGTSCGMCGGRHHPME from the exons ATGACAGAGGCGTCAGAGGA tgGTAACTATTTGGTGAGGGTTCGTGCCCAGGTAATGACAAGGGATGATAGTTCAGGTGGTTGGGTTCCTCTAAGTGGCGGTGGTTTAGCAAATGTTTCGGTTAGACGAAGACCAACTTCTTCAGGTGGACATCAGTCTAATAATACCAATGCATCTGGTATTTCTACTACGACTGTCTCTATTACTAGCAGTATACAACCTGTATCAACTACAAGTGTTACTAATACCCAAAGTCATGGATCTTCTAACAGTTCTCCACCTGGTGCAACTGAGAAGATGCATGAGTACCTTATTTATGGGAAACGCATCACTGATCAAtca GTTGTTCTTAGCTGTACAATTAAAAAAGATTTCGAATATAATAAGGTAATGCCAACTTTCCATCACTGGAGGACAGGAGAGAAAAAGTTTGGATTAACATTTCAAACAGCTGCAGATGCAAGAGCTTTTGATAAAGGTGTTCGTACAGCTGTTGAAGAATTGTTAGAAG ATGTTGGGGATGAAGATGTTTTTATG ACTTTAAATTTACCTGTGGAACCACCAGAACCACGTCCCTCATCGGATACACCTCATGGAATAGTACGAGTGTCCAATTATCATTCCCAGTGTTCAGATCTTCCTGATTCACATAAACCTATTCATTATATTGGTGGACCATCTATAAAAGTGCCACCATCTCAGCATCCTTTGGCATCAACTGAAGATGTTGGATCAGATAGCTACTCTTATGTGCAGCTCACAACGCTTAATCATGAATATTTATATCCCATCATCGGTGATCATAAAGGAGACCGATTAAATAGACATAATACCGGCAGTTCTTTGAAGAAACCAGATATTATAGTATCCCAACCTTCTAAAAATACTATGAAACGTAATATCCGATTACGATGTAAACATTGCCAAGAGCTGTACACAGAGCAGCACAATCCTAGGGGGTCTTGTGAATACGCACCTGATCCTATTAGACGAGGAATCGCAAAAATTTCGTGTCTGTCTTGTGCTCAGGGTATGTTATACCACTGTATGAGTGACGCTGAAGGTGATTTTACCCAAAATCCTTGCAG TTGTAGTACAGAAGAAGGATGTGGACGCAGATGGTTTGGTTTGGCATTATTATCACTGATCGTTCCTTGCTTGTGGATTTATCCTCCACTAAGAGCTGTTCATTGGTGTGGCACGTCCTGTGGAATGTGTGGAGGACGTCACCATCCGATGGAATAA
- the LOC126918526 gene encoding sprouty-related, EVH1 domain-containing protein 2 isoform X3, translating to MTRDDSSGGWVPLSGGGLANVSVRRRPTSSGGHQSNNTNASGISTTTVSITSSIQPVSTTSVTNTQSHGSSNSSPPGATEKMHEYLIYGKRITDQSVVLSCTIKKDFEYNKVMPTFHHWRTGEKKFGLTFQTAADARAFDKGVRTAVEELLEGLTNTTLYGNSLDVGDEDVFMTLNLPVEPPEPRPSSDTPHGIVRVSNYHSQCSDLPDSHKPIHYIGGPSIKVPPSQHPLASTEDVGSDSYSYVQLTTLNHEYLYPIIGDHKGDRLNRHNTGSSLKKPDIIVSQPSKNTMKRNIRLRCKHCQELYTEQHNPRGSCEYAPDPIRRGIAKISCLSCAQGMLYHCMSDAEGDFTQNPCSCSTEEGCGRRWFGLALLSLIVPCLWIYPPLRAVHWCGTSCGMCGGRHHPME from the exons ATGACAAGGGATGATAGTTCAGGTGGTTGGGTTCCTCTAAGTGGCGGTGGTTTAGCAAATGTTTCGGTTAGACGAAGACCAACTTCTTCAGGTGGACATCAGTCTAATAATACCAATGCATCTGGTATTTCTACTACGACTGTCTCTATTACTAGCAGTATACAACCTGTATCAACTACAAGTGTTACTAATACCCAAAGTCATGGATCTTCTAACAGTTCTCCACCTGGTGCAACTGAGAAGATGCATGAGTACCTTATTTATGGGAAACGCATCACTGATCAAtca GTTGTTCTTAGCTGTACAATTAAAAAAGATTTCGAATATAATAAGGTAATGCCAACTTTCCATCACTGGAGGACAGGAGAGAAAAAGTTTGGATTAACATTTCAAACAGCTGCAGATGCAAGAGCTTTTGATAAAGGTGTTCGTACAGCTGTTGAAGAATTGTTAGAAG gGTTGAccaatacaacattatatggCAACTCGTTAGATGTTGGGGATGAAGATGTTTTTATG ACTTTAAATTTACCTGTGGAACCACCAGAACCACGTCCCTCATCGGATACACCTCATGGAATAGTACGAGTGTCCAATTATCATTCCCAGTGTTCAGATCTTCCTGATTCACATAAACCTATTCATTATATTGGTGGACCATCTATAAAAGTGCCACCATCTCAGCATCCTTTGGCATCAACTGAAGATGTTGGATCAGATAGCTACTCTTATGTGCAGCTCACAACGCTTAATCATGAATATTTATATCCCATCATCGGTGATCATAAAGGAGACCGATTAAATAGACATAATACCGGCAGTTCTTTGAAGAAACCAGATATTATAGTATCCCAACCTTCTAAAAATACTATGAAACGTAATATCCGATTACGATGTAAACATTGCCAAGAGCTGTACACAGAGCAGCACAATCCTAGGGGGTCTTGTGAATACGCACCTGATCCTATTAGACGAGGAATCGCAAAAATTTCGTGTCTGTCTTGTGCTCAGGGTATGTTATACCACTGTATGAGTGACGCTGAAGGTGATTTTACCCAAAATCCTTGCAG TTGTAGTACAGAAGAAGGATGTGGACGCAGATGGTTTGGTTTGGCATTATTATCACTGATCGTTCCTTGCTTGTGGATTTATCCTCCACTAAGAGCTGTTCATTGGTGTGGCACGTCCTGTGGAATGTGTGGAGGACGTCACCATCCGATGGAATAA
- the LOC126918531 gene encoding cyclin-C isoform X2, producing the protein MGRYEEMLHQIVIQVLGEQLKLRQQVIATATVYFKRFYARNSLKCIDPLLLAPTSVFLASKVEEFGVISHNRLIAACQTVVKNKFNYAYSQEFPYRGSHISECEFYLLEHLDCCLIVYQPYRPLLILIQDVGPDEQLLTLAWRIINDSLRTDVCLLYPPHQIAIGCLQIACVILQKDLKAWFAELNADMEKIQEIARYIINLYELWKTYDEKKEIQSLLSKMPKPTPSPPQH; encoded by the exons ATGGGACGATATGAAGAAATGTTGCATCAAATAG TAATACAAGTATTGGGTGAACAGTTGAAACTAAGACAACAAGTTATAGCCACAGCAACTGtttattttaaaagattttatgCTCGCAACAGCTTAAAATGTATAGACCCTTTATTACTAGCACCTACATCAGTTTTTCTAGCTTCAAAGGTAGAAGAATTTGGAGTTATTTCTCACAATAGATTAATTGCAGCTTGTCAAACTGTAG taaaaaataaattcaattatgCCTATTCACAAGAATTTCCTTATCGTGGAAGCCATATATCAGAATGTGAATTTTATCTTCTGGAACACCTAGATTGTTGTTTAATAGTATATCAACCATATCGACCTTTATTAATCCTCATTCAAGATGTAGGGCCAGATGAACAATTACTTACATTGGCTTGGCGTATAATTAATGATAGTTTACGGACAGATGTATGTTTATTATATCCACCACACCAAATAGCTATTG gaTGTTTACAAATAGCTTGTGTCATATTGCAAAAAGATTTAAAAGCATGGTTTGCTGAATTAAATGCTGATATGGAAAAAATTCAAGAGATCGCACGTTACATCATTAATTTATATGAACTATGGAAAACATAtgatgaaaagaaagaaattcaaaGTTTATTATCTAAAATGCCAAAACCTACACCATCGCCACCACAGCACTGA
- the LOC126918531 gene encoding cyclin-C isoform X1, with translation MAGNFWQSSHHQQWLLDKQDLVRERQHDLSIFTEEEYQKLFIFFSNLIQVLGEQLKLRQQVIATATVYFKRFYARNSLKCIDPLLLAPTSVFLASKVEEFGVISHNRLIAACQTVVKNKFNYAYSQEFPYRGSHISECEFYLLEHLDCCLIVYQPYRPLLILIQDVGPDEQLLTLAWRIINDSLRTDVCLLYPPHQIAIGCLQIACVILQKDLKAWFAELNADMEKIQEIARYIINLYELWKTYDEKKEIQSLLSKMPKPTPSPPQH, from the exons atggcTGGCAATTTTTGGCAAAGTTCACATCA TCAACAATGGCTTCTAGATAAACAGGATTTAGTGCGAGAACGACAACATGATCTTTCAATTTTCACAGAAGaagaatatcaaaaattattcatcTTTTTTTCTAATC TAATACAAGTATTGGGTGAACAGTTGAAACTAAGACAACAAGTTATAGCCACAGCAACTGtttattttaaaagattttatgCTCGCAACAGCTTAAAATGTATAGACCCTTTATTACTAGCACCTACATCAGTTTTTCTAGCTTCAAAGGTAGAAGAATTTGGAGTTATTTCTCACAATAGATTAATTGCAGCTTGTCAAACTGTAG taaaaaataaattcaattatgCCTATTCACAAGAATTTCCTTATCGTGGAAGCCATATATCAGAATGTGAATTTTATCTTCTGGAACACCTAGATTGTTGTTTAATAGTATATCAACCATATCGACCTTTATTAATCCTCATTCAAGATGTAGGGCCAGATGAACAATTACTTACATTGGCTTGGCGTATAATTAATGATAGTTTACGGACAGATGTATGTTTATTATATCCACCACACCAAATAGCTATTG gaTGTTTACAAATAGCTTGTGTCATATTGCAAAAAGATTTAAAAGCATGGTTTGCTGAATTAAATGCTGATATGGAAAAAATTCAAGAGATCGCACGTTACATCATTAATTTATATGAACTATGGAAAACATAtgatgaaaagaaagaaattcaaaGTTTATTATCTAAAATGCCAAAACCTACACCATCGCCACCACAGCACTGA